One genomic window of Ruegeria sp. THAF33 includes the following:
- the katG gene encoding catalase/peroxidase HPI — protein sequence MDGTPHNHQSGGCPVMHGGNTGTGNSVTKWWPDALNLDILSQHDTRTNPMDADYDHREAVKGLDFKAVRADVEALLTDSQDWWPADWGHYGGLMIRLAWHSAGSYRLGDGRGGAGSGNIRFAPLNSWPDNASLDKARRLLWPVKKKYGNALSWADLIVLSGTVAYESMGLKTFGFGFGREDIWGPEKDVYWGSENQWLAPSENRYGDLETPGTLENPLGAVHMGLIYVNPEGVNGNPDPAKTAMHIRETFARMAMNDEETAALTCGGHTVGKAHGAMPGDNIGAEPEACPVSSQGLGWENPDQYGKAANAFTSGIEGAWTKEPLKFDMGYFDYLFGYEWELGKSPAGAHQWQPVDMPEDEKPVDPTDPSVRRMPMMTDADMAMKVDPTYNAICQKFMADPDYFADTFARAWFKLTHRDMGPRVNYYGPDVPSEDLIWQDPIPAGSTDYDIDAVKAKIADSGLTIAEMITTAWDSARTFRGSDKRGGANGARIRLAPQKDWAGNEPERLAKVLGVLEPIAAETGASIADVIVLAGNVGLEQAIKAAGFDVAVPFSAGRGDASIEQTDVDSFSVLEPLADGFRNWQLKEYAVSPEAMMLDRAQLLGLTAAEMTVLVGGLRVLGANHGGSPHGVFTDRVGQLTTDFFVNLTDMSLSWHPVDGGTYELRDRASGEVKFTATSADLVFGSNSILRSYAEVYAQDDNAEKFVRDFVAAWTKIMNNDRFDLVA from the coding sequence ATGGACGGTACCCCCCACAATCACCAATCCGGCGGCTGCCCTGTCATGCATGGCGGCAATACTGGAACGGGCAATTCCGTCACCAAGTGGTGGCCGGATGCGCTGAACCTGGACATTCTGAGCCAGCACGACACGCGCACCAACCCGATGGATGCGGATTACGATCACCGAGAAGCGGTCAAGGGGCTGGACTTCAAGGCGGTTCGTGCCGATGTCGAGGCGTTGCTGACCGACAGCCAGGACTGGTGGCCGGCTGACTGGGGTCACTATGGCGGGCTGATGATCCGTCTGGCGTGGCACTCGGCGGGGTCTTACCGTCTGGGGGATGGTCGAGGTGGCGCCGGTTCGGGCAACATCCGGTTCGCGCCGCTGAATTCATGGCCGGACAATGCAAGCCTGGACAAAGCCCGCCGTCTGCTGTGGCCGGTGAAAAAGAAATACGGCAACGCGCTGTCCTGGGCCGATCTGATCGTTCTGTCGGGCACGGTGGCGTATGAATCCATGGGATTGAAGACCTTTGGTTTCGGCTTTGGTCGCGAAGACATCTGGGGCCCCGAGAAAGATGTTTACTGGGGTTCTGAAAACCAGTGGCTGGCCCCGTCCGAGAACCGCTATGGCGATCTGGAAACCCCCGGCACGCTGGAAAACCCTCTGGGTGCGGTGCATATGGGACTGATCTATGTGAACCCCGAAGGCGTGAACGGCAATCCGGATCCGGCCAAAACCGCGATGCATATCCGTGAAACCTTTGCGCGTATGGCGATGAATGACGAAGAGACCGCGGCATTGACCTGCGGGGGCCATACCGTCGGCAAAGCCCATGGTGCGATGCCCGGCGACAATATCGGCGCCGAACCCGAAGCCTGCCCGGTGTCCAGCCAGGGTCTGGGATGGGAAAACCCTGATCAGTACGGTAAAGCGGCCAACGCCTTTACCTCGGGGATCGAAGGGGCGTGGACGAAAGAGCCGTTGAAATTTGACATGGGCTATTTCGACTATCTGTTCGGCTACGAGTGGGAACTGGGCAAATCACCCGCAGGTGCCCATCAGTGGCAGCCCGTCGATATGCCCGAAGACGAAAAGCCGGTCGACCCGACCGACCCCTCTGTTCGTCGCATGCCGATGATGACTGATGCGGATATGGCGATGAAGGTCGACCCGACCTATAACGCGATCTGTCAGAAATTCATGGCGGATCCGGACTATTTTGCCGATACATTTGCACGTGCCTGGTTCAAGTTGACTCACCGCGACATGGGTCCGCGCGTCAACTATTATGGCCCGGACGTGCCGTCGGAAGATCTGATCTGGCAGGATCCGATCCCGGCCGGTTCGACAGATTACGACATAGATGCCGTCAAGGCCAAGATCGCAGACAGCGGCCTGACCATCGCCGAGATGATCACCACCGCCTGGGACAGTGCCCGAACCTTCCGCGGGTCGGACAAGCGCGGCGGCGCAAATGGCGCGCGCATCCGACTGGCGCCGCAAAAGGACTGGGCAGGCAACGAACCCGAACGTCTGGCGAAAGTGCTGGGTGTGCTGGAGCCGATCGCGGCGGAAACCGGTGCCTCGATTGCCGACGTGATCGTTCTGGCGGGCAATGTCGGGCTGGAGCAGGCGATCAAGGCCGCAGGCTTTGACGTGGCGGTTCCGTTCTCGGCCGGTCGCGGCGACGCGTCGATCGAGCAGACCGATGTGGACAGCTTCTCGGTACTTGAGCCGCTGGCGGACGGGTTCCGCAACTGGCAGCTGAAGGAATACGCGGTCTCGCCAGAGGCGATGATGCTGGATCGCGCGCAACTGCTGGGTCTGACCGCGGCCGAGATGACCGTTCTGGTCGGTGGTCTGCGTGTGCTGGGTGCCAACCATGGCGGATCGCCGCATGGCGTCTTCACCGACCGGGTGGGCCAGCTGACAACCGACTTTTTCGTCAACCTGACGGATATGTCGCTGAGCTGGCATCCGGTTGACGGAGGCACCTATGAACTGCGCGACCGCGCCTCGGGTGAGGTCAAGTTCACCGCAACCAGCGCTGATCTGGTCTTCGGATCGAACTCGATCCTGCGCAGCTATGCTGAGGTCTACGCTCAGGACGACAATGCCGAGAAGTTCGTGCGCGACTTTGTGGCGGCATGGACCAAGATCATGAACAACGACCGGTTCGATCTGGTTGCCTGA
- a CDS encoding hydrogen peroxide-inducible genes activator: MKALTLKHLRYFEALATHGHFGKAAAASAISQPALSIQIKELEAIMGGPLVERAARQTRLTALGEDVLKHGREILTRVEDLGKLVQSPSGPLSGRIRIGVIPTVAPYLLPSIIKALSQRFPQLTIEPKETITKTLIGEILDSKLDFGVVALPVSEPNLREFSLFNEDFLLVRPAQDANLPMPSSSQLRTMRLLLLEEGHCFRDQALSFCSIRNIEPQHIMEGSSLSTLVQMVGAGIGVTLIPEMAVGLETRSADVSIARFQDTPPTRTIGLIWRKTNPLSENLLKIGAIIRKTAEENTWGVKPPQPATTG; encoded by the coding sequence ATGAAGGCACTCACCCTCAAACATCTGCGCTATTTCGAGGCGCTCGCCACGCACGGCCACTTTGGCAAGGCTGCCGCGGCCAGTGCGATTTCGCAGCCCGCGCTTTCCATACAAATCAAAGAGCTGGAGGCAATCATGGGGGGGCCGCTGGTCGAACGCGCGGCCCGGCAAACCCGCCTGACAGCACTTGGCGAAGACGTGCTGAAACATGGCCGCGAAATCCTGACCCGGGTCGAGGATCTGGGGAAATTGGTGCAATCTCCCTCGGGCCCCCTGTCCGGCCGCATCAGAATCGGGGTCATTCCCACGGTCGCGCCCTATCTGCTGCCCTCGATCATCAAAGCTCTGTCGCAGCGTTTCCCACAACTGACCATCGAGCCCAAGGAAACGATTACCAAGACGTTGATCGGTGAAATACTGGATTCGAAACTGGATTTCGGTGTCGTTGCCCTGCCCGTCTCGGAACCCAACCTCCGAGAGTTCTCGCTGTTCAACGAAGATTTTCTGCTGGTTCGCCCGGCGCAGGATGCCAACCTGCCGATGCCAAGTTCCTCGCAGCTCAGAACCATGCGCCTGCTGTTGCTGGAAGAGGGGCATTGCTTCAGGGATCAGGCCCTGTCCTTCTGTTCAATCCGCAACATCGAACCGCAGCACATCATGGAGGGCAGTTCGCTTTCCACACTGGTTCAGATGGTGGGCGCCGGCATCGGTGTGACCCTGATACCGGAAATGGCGGTCGGGCTGGAAACCCGATCCGCGGATGTGTCCATTGCCCGGTTTCAGGACACGCCGCCGACACGGACGATTGGTCTGATCTGGCGAAAGACCAACCCGCTCAGCGAAAACCTGTTGAAGATCGGCGCGATCATCCGCAAAACAGCCGAAGAAAACACGTGGGGCGTGAAACCGCCACAGCCCGCGACAACAGGCTGA
- a CDS encoding malonyl-CoA synthase, translated as MANPLYDGLFGIHAGKGTPFLQLLDGTTISHQDFLGKAAQIAHVARHLGLNPGDRVAAQVEKNPEALALYAACAQAGLVFLPLNTAYTVDELTYFIENSGASLIICDTEREGKLTPVGAQLGARVETLNADGTGSLTDLAATMPTRFETVARDGEDLAAFLYTSGTTGRSKGAMLTQNNLLSNARTLVKEWRFTSQDVLLHALPIFHTHGLFVATNIMLAAGGCMIWLPKFDLDQIIDKLPCATSMMGVPTFYTRLLDDPRFTRELATHMRLFVSGSAPLRAETHVQFEERTGHRILERYGMTETNMNTSNPYDGERRAGTVGHPLPGVELKICDSDGNTLPAGEIGIIEVRGPNVFKGYWQMPEKTAAELRDNGFFITGDLGRIDEDGYVHIVGRNKDLIISGGYNIYPKEIEMVLDDQPGVLESAVIGVPHPDFGETVVGVIVAEPGQTPDPVAITGAVREGLARFKHPRKLIVLDELPRNTMGKVQKNILRERYKDLFMTV; from the coding sequence ATGGCTAACCCTCTGTATGACGGCCTGTTCGGCATCCACGCCGGCAAAGGCACACCTTTTTTGCAGCTGCTGGACGGGACAACGATCTCTCACCAGGATTTCCTCGGCAAAGCGGCGCAGATTGCGCATGTGGCCAGGCATCTGGGCCTGAACCCCGGTGACCGCGTTGCGGCGCAGGTTGAAAAAAACCCCGAGGCGCTGGCGCTTTATGCTGCCTGCGCCCAGGCCGGTCTGGTGTTCCTGCCGCTGAATACCGCCTACACGGTCGATGAATTGACCTATTTCATCGAAAACAGCGGGGCCTCGCTGATTATCTGCGACACCGAAAGAGAAGGAAAACTCACCCCTGTCGGCGCGCAGCTGGGCGCCCGGGTAGAGACGCTGAACGCGGATGGCACCGGGTCTCTGACAGATTTGGCCGCGACCATGCCGACACGTTTCGAAACCGTCGCCCGCGATGGCGAGGATCTGGCAGCATTCCTTTACACGTCGGGAACCACAGGCCGGTCCAAGGGCGCCATGCTGACCCAGAACAATCTGCTGTCGAACGCACGGACACTGGTCAAGGAATGGCGCTTCACCTCGCAGGATGTGCTGCTGCATGCCCTGCCGATCTTTCACACGCACGGGCTGTTCGTCGCGACCAATATCATGCTGGCCGCAGGTGGATGCATGATCTGGCTGCCCAAATTCGATCTGGACCAGATCATCGACAAATTGCCCTGTGCCACGTCGATGATGGGCGTCCCAACCTTCTATACGCGCCTGTTGGACGACCCGCGATTTACCAGGGAACTGGCCACCCATATGCGCCTGTTCGTTTCCGGATCGGCACCACTGCGGGCGGAAACCCATGTGCAGTTCGAAGAACGAACGGGTCATCGCATCCTTGAACGCTATGGCATGACTGAAACCAACATGAACACGTCAAACCCATATGACGGCGAGCGGCGCGCCGGAACGGTCGGGCACCCACTGCCCGGGGTCGAACTGAAGATCTGTGATTCAGACGGCAATACCCTGCCTGCGGGCGAGATCGGCATAATTGAAGTGCGCGGGCCCAACGTCTTCAAAGGGTATTGGCAGATGCCTGAAAAAACCGCTGCCGAACTGCGCGACAACGGCTTTTTTATCACCGGTGATCTGGGCCGCATCGACGAGGATGGGTACGTCCATATCGTTGGTCGCAACAAGGATCTGATCATTTCGGGCGGCTACAACATCTACCCAAAAGAGATCGAGATGGTTCTCGATGATCAACCCGGTGTTCTGGAAAGCGCCGTGATCGGCGTGCCACATCCCGATTTCGGTGAAACGGTTGTTGGTGTCATCGTGGCAGAGCCCGGCCAGACCCCTGATCCGGTGGCGATAACGGGCGCGGTCCGCGAAGGTCTGGCCCGGTTCAAGCATCCGCGCAAGCTTATCGTTCTGGATGAACTGCCCCGCAACACGATGGGTAAGGTTCAAAAGAACATTCTGCGTGAGCGATACAAAGATCTCTTCATGACCGTGTGA